A single Osmerus mordax isolate fOsmMor3 chromosome 7, fOsmMor3.pri, whole genome shotgun sequence DNA region contains:
- the slmapb gene encoding sarcolemma associated protein b — protein sequence MDIFIGALAPVGPRVEPPLLLRISILAPDLLSVSQRAQPWAGSLGDNLHLPKYTQENTQNTQENTQYTQENTQENTQENTQENTQENTQENTQENTQENTQENTQECTQDTQENTQKMQENTQYTQENTQNTQENTQENTQENTQKMQENNQYTQENMQENTQNTQNTQENTQENTQYTQENMQENTQENTQENTQENTQENTQENTQECTQDTQENTQKMQENTQYTQENTQNTQENTQENTQKMQENTQAEMAENTQENTQENTQENTQENTQENTQENNQENTQENTQENTQENTQENTQENNQENTQENTQENTQENNQENTQENTQENTQENTRYTQETTQENTQENTQENTQENTQENTQENNQENNQENTQENTQENTRYTQETTQENTQENTQENTQENTQENTQENTENTQNTQENTQYTQENTQ from the exons aTGGACATTTTTATaggggcactggcccctgtaggcccccgtgtagaacCGCCCCTGCTGCTCAGGATCTCCATCTTGGCTCCAGACCTGCTCAGTGTCTCCCAGAGGGCCCAGCCATGGGCAGGGAGCCTGGGGGA CAACCTCCATCTACCCAAGTACACACAGGAGAACACTCAGAACACGCAGGAGAACACTCAGTACACgcaggagaacactcaggagaacactcaggagaacactcaggagaacactcaggagaacaCGCAGGAGAACACGCAGGAGAACACGCAGGAGAACACGCAGGAGAACACGCAGGAGTGCACTCAGGACACGCAGGAGAACACTCAGAAAATGCAGGAGAACACTCAGTACACACAGGAGAACACTCAGAACACgcaggagaacactcaggagaacactcaggagaacactcagAAAATGCAGGAGAACAATCAGTACACACAGGAGAACATGCAGGAGAACACTCAGAACACTCagaacactcaggagaacacgcaggagaacactcagtacacacaggagaacatgcaggagaacactcaggagaacactcaggagaacactcaggagaacactcaggagaacaCGCAGGAGAACACGCAGGAGTGCACTCAGGACACGCAGGAGAACACTCAGAAAATGCAGGAGAACACTCAGTACACACAGGAGAACACTCAGAACACgcaggagaacactcaggagaacactcagaaaatgcaggagaacactca agcagagatggct gagaacactcaggagaacactcaggagaacactcaggagaacactcaggagaacactcaggagaacactcaggagaacaATCAGGAGAACACgcaggagaacactcaggagaacactcaggagaacactcaggagaacactcaggagaacaATCAGGAGAACACgcaggagaacactcaggagaacactcaggagaacaATCAGGAGAACACGCAGGAGAACACGCAGGAGAACACGCAGGAGAACACTCGGTACACACAGGAGACCACacaggagaacactcaggagaacactcaggagaacactcaggagaacactcaggagaacactcaggagaacaATCAGGAGAACAATCAGGAGAACACGCAGGAGAACACGCAGGAGAACACTCGGTACACACAGGAGACCACacaggagaacactcaggagaacactcaggagaacactcaggagaacactcaggagaacactcaggagaacact gagaacactcagaacacacaggagaacactcagtacacacaggagaacactcag